The following coding sequences lie in one Myxococcaceae bacterium JPH2 genomic window:
- a CDS encoding PilZ domain-containing protein — protein MLQPRGLPRYAHRLAIRLRGMLPVYTHDVSEGGFCADMLQPVKRGSLLEGAIVLGAEEVPFQGEVVWTRQAAGERVRGRYGVRFTTIPEDFGRRLQEYRRLQGRRLVRWHTAERASGSP, from the coding sequence ATGCTCCAGCCTCGTGGCCTGCCTCGCTATGCGCACCGCCTGGCCATCCGCCTGCGCGGCATGCTTCCCGTCTACACCCACGACGTGTCCGAGGGCGGCTTCTGCGCGGACATGCTCCAGCCCGTGAAGCGAGGCAGCCTGCTCGAAGGCGCCATCGTGCTGGGCGCGGAGGAGGTTCCCTTCCAGGGCGAAGTCGTGTGGACGCGGCAGGCCGCGGGCGAGCGCGTGCGGGGGCGCTACGGCGTGCGCTTCACCACCATCCCGGAGGACTTCGGTCGCAGGCTCCAGGAGTACCGGCGCCTGCAAGGTCGGCGGCTGGTGCGCTGGCACACCGCGGAGCGCGCTTCCGGCTCACCCTGA
- a CDS encoding GreA/GreB family elongation factor, with product MSKAFTKEDGGDPGVVPVRPRSISGEPRYITPEGYRALQAELATVQGPDDGRASVPELEVGLRQRERERRARELLATLDAVRVVEPDPSQAGRVFFGAWVELEDEDGARTRYRVVGPDEADVKSGRLSVESPLAKALLGKEEGDSVRVERPRGPVEYTVARVEYASESEDAAHAP from the coding sequence ATGTCGAAGGCATTCACGAAGGAGGACGGCGGGGACCCGGGCGTGGTTCCCGTGCGACCCCGGTCGATCTCCGGCGAGCCGCGCTACATCACGCCCGAGGGTTACCGCGCGCTCCAAGCGGAGCTGGCCACGGTGCAGGGGCCGGACGATGGCCGCGCGAGTGTCCCAGAGCTGGAGGTAGGGCTGCGCCAGCGCGAGCGTGAACGACGCGCGAGGGAGCTGCTCGCGACGCTGGATGCGGTGCGCGTGGTGGAGCCGGATCCCTCTCAGGCGGGGCGCGTGTTCTTCGGCGCGTGGGTGGAGCTGGAGGACGAGGACGGCGCGCGCACGCGCTATCGCGTGGTGGGGCCAGACGAGGCGGACGTGAAGTCCGGGCGGTTGAGCGTGGAGTCGCCGCTCGCCAAGGCACTGCTGGGAAAGGAAGAGGGAGACTCGGTGCGCGTGGAGCGACCGCGAGGCCCGGTGGAGTACACGGTGGCTCGCGTGGAGTACGCGTCCGAGTCGGAGGACGCGGCCCACGCGCCCTGA
- a CDS encoding DUF3943 domain-containing protein, producing the protein MRAHVGVHRVTSTALATVLLLLSAGAPETDTPLPPDAPVRNWRVPVLHTTGLMLVMRGSLSVLYPRDFDPTRVKENLRHLRDSYSHPPEFRAHAPAFEWDGDPWVLNTVGHGLFGSEVYLRTRQCGHGALPSLLTTAIASTVWEYGVEAWHKRPSAQDLIWTPLAGALLGEGRFRLHHWLATSGGEPPGVARTVLMFVVDPLGEAERRVLDTDC; encoded by the coding sequence ATGCGCGCGCATGTGGGAGTTCACCGGGTGACGTCCACCGCGCTGGCCACCGTGTTGCTGCTGCTGAGCGCTGGCGCTCCCGAGACCGACACGCCCTTGCCCCCGGACGCGCCTGTTCGCAACTGGCGCGTGCCGGTGCTCCACACCACGGGGCTCATGCTCGTCATGCGCGGCTCGCTGTCCGTGCTGTATCCGCGCGACTTCGACCCCACCCGCGTGAAGGAGAACCTGCGCCACTTGCGCGACAGCTACTCGCACCCGCCCGAGTTCCGCGCCCACGCGCCCGCGTTCGAGTGGGATGGAGACCCGTGGGTGCTCAACACCGTGGGCCATGGGCTGTTCGGATCCGAGGTCTACCTGCGCACGCGCCAGTGCGGACATGGCGCGCTGCCCTCGCTGCTCACCACGGCGATCGCCTCCACCGTCTGGGAGTACGGCGTGGAGGCCTGGCACAAGCGGCCCTCGGCGCAGGACCTCATCTGGACGCCGCTGGCGGGCGCGCTGCTCGGTGAAGGGCGCTTCCGGCTCCACCACTGGCTGGCCACCTCGGGAGGTGAGCCTCCCGGCGTCGCGCGCACCGTGCTGATGTTCGTGGTGGATCCACTCGGCGAGGCCGAGCGCCGCGTGCTCGACACCGACTGCTGA